AGTATTTCGTTACTCTAGACAGATCTAACGCTAAAATATTTGATTTAAGCACGCATCAGCAGAATAAACTTAATCTTAAGTAATTTGAGTGGGCACTTCAGCAAAGTTAAATACGTCATCATGACACATGATAGATAAATCTAAATTTTCTATCAAACTAATTAAAATGTGACAAGTAATTTTAGGAGAATAACGTGAAAACATCTGTAATTGCTAAAACACTCATAGCATCACTGGGATTTTTAACTTTGTTTAGCCCAAATCAGGCTTCAGCGCAGCTAGTACCCCAACCTTGGGTGTCGGTGGGTGGAAATGATGGTGATGTCACCTATGCTGTGGGAGCTAGAGCTTTGAATTTGGGCGTTGAACTCGGAGCAGGCCCGGACGGATCTACTGGAGTTGATGTTTTAAAATTTTTCAGTCTACCAGTAATTTCACCTTATGTAGGACTGGGATATTATTCAGAAGATAAGGGTGTTGCGGTCTCTGGAGGCGTTCAGGTAGGTGCTACAGACCACATTTTTGTAGGTGCTGGTTACAACTCTGTTCGCGGCTTTAATGGGCAACTGGGAGTAAGATTTTAATTGTGATTCTGCAATTCAAATTTAGGAATAACAATCAACACGGCTAGTTGGTGTAAGTAATTTGGTATATATAAATATTGAATAGCCTGGAATTTTGATGTATTGTACAACCTTGTGTAGGTGCTTTCTGTTTGTATAGCTGCACTCTGGAATCGCCAGCTACTTATTTTAACTTAATTAATGGCAGCAATAGTGAAAGAATTAAATTAGCTTTTACTATTATGGGTTGAACAGGAAACTCCTTATGGAGCAAGGAATCCGATTACTTATACAGTTAGTCATAGAGTTTGCACCCGTTATTGTATCTTTCATCCAAAAGCGGATGGAGACCAGTGTAAATGCTACTAATTACGAAATTCCCCTGACAATTTCTGAATCAGATCCATCCTTAAATATAGTCGCGTCAAATTTTAACTATGAAGTAGGATTGGCGCAAGGAAAACGTCTGCAACATCAATTAGCTGTTTATCAACATCAAACTTTATTAGAAATAACTCAAAAAGAGCGAGAAACTGCACTTAAGTTACCAGAAGTTCACAAAATTCTAGAAAGCTGGCCTTTAAGGTTATATCCTTCTCAGATTTTAGAATCTTACAGTAATTATGGACGTGTCCCGTTAAAAATTTTTATTGCTCCTCCACAACTGGAATATGACAGATTTGCTAAAAAAAATGAAGTAATTCCAGAAGTTGAGTTAATGTTAGCTGAAGGTTTAAGAGACTTTATTACCAAGCATTACTCGCTCCACAATTCAGTTAGACCAACAGAATTTTTAGCAGGTGCATGGGATAGTAAACGTTTTCATAGTGAGTCCAGTATTAAGGCTCTGTTTAGTATGTTGAAAACAGAGCCTATTTTAATATTAGAATCAGAGCATGATGGAGATTATCTGAATTGTCGGATTGCTTATTGGGGATTAGGACAAGGCAATTATTACTATAAAACTATTTCAAGATTGCCTTATAAGCAAATTTTAGAAGATTCTGCGAAAAGCCGAGCTTTAGAATGGCAGAAAATTAGAGATGAATTGTTATTGCTTGGAGAAGATTTAGAGGAAATCAATAATATTGGTAGAGATAACGTCAGAAATTTAGCAATTTTAGAAAAAGCAGAAAAATGGCAAAAACAAGGTATTGATATTAATAAATTATCGCTGGAATATGAAATCAATCATCAGGATTTTGAAAGACTTTGCCAAGTATTAATCAAATGTCATTGTTTGATTGCTAGCTGGGTGGCGGATATTTATCATCTAATTCATCACGATGTACCTCCCCTACTACCAGGATTACTGATGAATTTGGTTGACGATACTTTGGATTTACAATCGGTAGCAACAATAGCTACAGGCTATCAACAAGTTTACCAAGCACTAGAGCAGGAGCGACGTTACTGGATTCCAGAGTTAGCTTTGCAATTAGCTGTAA
The genomic region above belongs to Calothrix sp. NIES-2098 and contains:
- a CDS encoding WD-40 repeat protein, whose translation is MEQGIRLLIQLVIEFAPVIVSFIQKRMETSVNATNYEIPLTISESDPSLNIVASNFNYEVGLAQGKRLQHQLAVYQHQTLLEITQKERETALKLPEVHKILESWPLRLYPSQILESYSNYGRVPLKIFIAPPQLEYDRFAKKNEVIPEVELMLAEGLRDFITKHYSLHNSVRPTEFLAGAWDSKRFHSESSIKALFSMLKTEPILILESEHDGDYLNCRIAYWGLGQGNYYYKTISRLPYKQILEDSAKSRALEWQKIRDELLLLGEDLEEINNIGRDNVRNLAILEKAEKWQKQGIDINKLSLEYEINHQDFERLCQVLIKCHCLIASWVADIYHLIHHDVPPLLPGLLMNLVDDTLDLQSVATIATGYQQVYQALEQERRYWIPELALQLAVSLSYLSDRSWAKEQVEYSIETWLQLRQVSLPEGKHPLEVMQSALRIEDREYLTKLKEYFTAVDDRQSLLEVEKMLQAIANLNSQPSLESATLLHTLTGHTGDISSIAIAPDGEMLVSGGADKTIKVWNLQKGELIRTLTENLGEISSVAVSCDGNYLAVGSCQHPKSNVKVWHLKTGKLLHTLLGHQKPVKVVVISPDGQLLASGSHKIKIWHLHKGDRICTLWHSSAVDAAAISPDGTILASGSSDSKIRLWNPRTGDPLRTLIGHSGGIKSLAISPDGTMLFSGSVDTTIKIWHLITGKLLDTLAGHSDEVKSIAVSSDGEILWSSSADTTIKMWRLSTGELLYTLTGHSQEVNSIALSANGKFLASGSADRTIKIWQITA